DNA from Saccharicrinis carchari:
TTCAAAAGGTCGAGCATTTGGTTTAGTGTAACTCCTGCCTGTGCCCTACTGTTATATCGCTCGGTTTTGAGCGCAGCATCCCTGATAACAATCTGAACATCATATTGCCGTTCAAGATTCTTAACTATTTCCTCTAAAGTTTCATCAATAAATACTAGTTCTCCCGAAATCCAGTTTTCTGTAGCTACAGCGTTGGTCGCTTGTATCGTTGCAAAGCCATTGACATTTGAATAGGATATAATATCGTTAGGGTAAAGAATCATTCGTTCATTTTGGCCGTCCCCGCCATTCCGCGATGCGACCTCAACCTTACCTTCTTTCAAAAATACTCTGGATGCTTCCTTTGGATATGCCTTAAAGTTAAATTTGGTGCCGAGTACCTTTACCTCCAGCTCATCGCTATGCACCACAAATGGATGATTAGTATTTTTTGTGACATCGAAAAAGCCTTCGCCTTCCAATAAAACAAGGCGGGTGTCTTTAGCAAAATTTTGGGGGTATGAGAGTTTACTCTCCGAGTTTAACCATACCTTGGTGCCATCGCTTAGGGTTACAGATGCACGGTTGCCTCTTTGCACTTCTATAACATTAAGCTCTCCGGAGGCGGGAAACACCATTTGCCAAATATTGGCCGTTAAAAGTATAACGATAATGGCGGCTGCCACATTCTTACTCCACGAAATAAACTTGGTACGAGAAAACAAAACACGTTTTGTGGCTTTATTATGGCTGCTATCAAAACTGTGCGTTTGTGAGGTGGTATTATTTTTCTTTTCCAATTCCATTTTAAGCAGGGCAAAAGCTTCGCTTAGCGCTTGTGGCTCCGCAAACTGAAATTCTTTTTTCAATGCCCACATTCTTTCTAATTCAAAAAGCCATTCGGCATTTGCTTTGTTCATCGACATCCACAACTCAATCTCTTCCAACTCTTTAGAAGTGGATTGGCCATTAAGGAAACGAAATAATAATTGATCTTCCATACGTATTATTTTGTGCATACATATGAAAGACACCTGTGCACAAATAAACTACGTAGTAGAAATGCTTATTTATTAAAATATAATAAAAAAAGAAGAAAAAAGATGTCGCTCAAATCTTTTCGTAGAAAGAGGAAGCCTTTGTAGATGTGGGTTTCAACCGTTCTGACCGAAATATCCATTTGCTCGCTAATTTCTTTTTGAGCCAAATCCTGAAATAAAAATAAACGGCATGCTTCGGCAGTGCGTGGGGGAAGCTTTTCCAAAGAGGCTTCAATGGTTTCGTAAATATCTTTTGTATAAAGATTTTGAAGACTCTCGTTATTGTCTGACGATAACTGAAAGGCTTCTATCCGTTTTGTGGCAATACGGGTGAGTACATCACCTGCCACATTGTTGTGCCTAATAATATTAAGGCAGTTATTTTGCACCCATCGGTACAAATAAGCCTGAATATTTTTTGCCTGAATCGTTTTTCTTTTTTCCCAATAATTTACAAAAACTTCCTGAACTACATCTTTGGCGGAATCATCATCTATAAAACGGCATGCGTGTGCCATCAACTTGGGGTAATAAAAATCAAAAAATTCTTTGAAGGAGGTCATTTCAATTTCCTTTGCTATTTCAAGGTTCAGTTCGTCCACCCTCAGCTTTAGATGCGGTGTTTTTTTAATCTCCTCTTCTATCCACGCAAGTTCATTCTTATCGCAAAGCCCCTTGCAATATCTTTTTAATAGTTCATCGCTTATATCAATCCTCTTTTCCATAAAGCGTTATAAAAAATTTAAAACGAATGGATAATTCTTTTAAAGTGGTGCAGCAATCCCATGTCCTTTTCAAACGCATTGCCCACCACAATAACATCGGCCCCTGCCTGGCAGGCATCCTCAACCTTTTGGGCGGTGTCCAGTCCGCCGCCCACTATCAGGGGCACCTCAATATTCTTTTTTACGGCAGAAATCATTTCCTGTGGTACGTGTTCACGTGCACCGCTTCCTGCTTCGAGATAAATAAGTTTTTTACCTAACATTTCGCCGGCCATGGCGGTGGCCACGGCTATTTCGGTTTTGTTTGCCGGAATAGGTCGTGTTTGGCTCATATACTCTACCGATGTTGCTGTGCCTCCCTCTATTAAAATATACCCCGTAGAAATTACCTCGATGCCTGAAGTTTTTAAAAACGGAGCCGAGGCAACATGGTTACCGATAAGCAGTTCGGGGTTACGACCAGATATCAGGGAAAGAAATAAAATACCATCGGCATTGGGACTGAGTTGCAACAAGCTGCCCGGAAACAAAACAACCGGTATGGTCATGCTCTCCTTTAACACTTTTACCACCGCATCCACTTTGCCAGCCACCAAGCTACCTCCTACCAATATTATATCGGGGCTGGCACTCTCCATGGCGGTAATAATTCTGATTATATTTTCATGTGGGAACTTATCAGGGTCAATAAGGACAGCAAATGTTTTTTTACCGCTGTTTGTTCTTCGTTGTATGGAGGATAATATCATGGCGTAAATTTTGAAACCTACGAACAGTTATTCTGCTAAAATTAGATTCAACTGCGAATGTAAGGAATTAGTTTTTCTTTAGGTCATATTAAAAATAGAACTATTAATCAATAGTTCTATCTATACCCCAACCATATTCCATCTTAATATAAAAACGAAACACAATACTTCGCGAAACAACTTCCGGGTAAACCAATTGGAATGCATGTTGTGCATTTTCTACGAGGCTAAATTCAATGTATATCAGCAATGATACACCAAGTAAAAGGCCGGTGTTGTTACATACTCAAAATCCATGGTATGGCAATCTTCAAAGTCAAAAGTGGCACGAATTGCTCCTTGCTTTTTTAATTGAAACGGATGACAGATGAAATTAATAGTAAAGATACTGTTTTTGCGGTCGTACATTTTATACATCGTTTCTTTCAGGCACCACATCATGGTGTAATACTCCACTTTTTTATCTTCCGGAATAAATAGCTCCTCCTGTGGACTCACAAAACGTTTATATACCCGCGCTACCCTTTCGGAGGGATATTCGATATCAATACCAGCAAATTCTCCTCTGGAAAACGCAACGGCCACGTACCCCTTGGTGTGGCTGATACTTATTTTAAAATCGGAGTTTTTAATCACCGGTTTTCCAGAATCAAGATAATCAATAACCGCATCAATGCCAAGGACTTCTTTAATGAGACATCGCGTAGCTAAAAATTCTTTTTTACGGCTTTCCAGTTTATAGGCGTTTACTTTGTCCCGGTCCTTTTGGTGCAAGTTCAGTTTTGAGAACAGCACATCCAAAGACTCTTTCATTTTCCATACCGCCACAGTGCCACCCGTATCTGTTTCTTTGTGAAGTAGTAAAGGCATAATTTATAGTTTGGGCATCTCTTTCCATTCAAAAGTTTCCATTAAATGGACAATATCCGTTTTAACAAAATCTATTACGGGTGCCAGGGAGTCCTTGTTAGGCACAGAATTAAAATATAAGGATCCGCGCACAAAATTGCGGACACTATCGGTTAAGTAAAACTGTACGGGCGAGGCGGCATCTCCCTTTATATCAAAGAGGGTACCATACACATTTTTATCGGCCGATATAAACAAACGCTCTGCTATGGCATCGGCTTTAACGGAATGCTTGTAAGCCAGCTTGCGGCTGTCTTCCAACATCTCATTTAAATTATTATCAACAGCTTTATAACTGATATGCAAAATACCGTTAAGATTTGGATAATTAATATTGTACCAATATTTTTCTCTTGTCTGGGGCTGCGCTCCATCGCCCACCTCGGTATAAACGGGTAGGTCAAAAGTGTAAGGTGATTTTTTGTTAAAAGGCTTATAATCATGTTCCGGAAATGCGATACGGTAATAACCACGCGGTTTGGGGGTACCATGCTGCTTGCATCCTGCCATAAAAATAATAGCCATTGTAAACATGGCTAATAAAACAATCTCCCTCTTCATAAGCATATTTTTAATTTACAGGTTTTTTTTCAAACCTAAGTTTTCGTATCCTGCGCATATCAACAGCCACCACAGTAAACAAATAGTCCCCATAACGGATTCTGTCATTTTTTTCAGGCATCTCTCCTTTTATCTCCAATATCAGTCCTGCCAGAGTTTCCGCTTCGCCTTTTACCTTTTCAAATTCCGCTTCATCGATCTCCGTTACTTTATGAAAGTCGTTAAGCAATATCTTACCCTCAAAAATAATACTCCCATCGGGTTCTACTACATAAAACGATTCGTCCTCATCGTTTTCGTCGGATATTTCTCCCACAATTTCTTCCAAAATATCTTCTAAGGTAACAATGCCCGAAGTGCCGCCATACTCATCTACCACTATGGCCATATGTATTTTATTGAGTTGGAATTCCTCCAGTAAATCATCAATTTTTTTTGTTTCGGGTACAAAATAGGGAGTACGTATAAGCTCCTGCCACTTAAAGTCCTTATCGCAATCCAAATGCGGGAGTAAATCCTTAACGTAAAGTACGCCTTTAACATTATCAGGCGTGTTTTCAAATATAGGCATTCTGCTGTAGCCCCATTCCACAATCTCGGCCAGTACTTTGTTGTAATCGGCCGTTATATCAATATCGATTACATCTACGCGGGCTTTCATAATTTCTGCCGCGCTGATATTGCCAAATTTTACTATACCCTCTAACAATTCTTTTTCGTCGGTAATCTCATCGCTTGTAAGTTGCAGGGCATGCGACAGGTCGTCCAGGGAGATCGTTCCCGTTTTGTTACCCATTTTTTTGTTTACGAAGCTCGTGGATTTAACTAAAATAGCACTTAAAGGACTAAACACTACCTTGAGAATTAAAACAGGATATGACATGATTTCGGCAAAATTACGCGAAAATCGGGATGCGTACACCTTAGGCATTATTTCGCCAAAAAATAATATCAGCGAAGTAATACCAATAACTTCTACTGCAAACTGCACCCATAAAGGTTCGCCGAACTTAATTAAGGAGGGGGTAATAAAGGCCGCCAGTATTACGATACCCACATTTACAAAGTTGTTGCCAATTAGTATAGTGGCCAGCAATTGTTCCGGCTTTTTTAGATGTTTCAATATTAATTTACCACTTCGGGTATTCTTATCTTCGAGATATTGC
Protein-coding regions in this window:
- a CDS encoding FecR family protein, which translates into the protein MEDQLLFRFLNGQSTSKELEEIELWMSMNKANAEWLFELERMWALKKEFQFAEPQALSEAFALLKMELEKKNNTTSQTHSFDSSHNKATKRVLFSRTKFISWSKNVAAAIIVILLTANIWQMVFPASGELNVIEVQRGNRASVTLSDGTKVWLNSESKLSYPQNFAKDTRLVLLEGEGFFDVTKNTNHPFVVHSDELEVKVLGTKFNFKAYPKEASRVFLKEGKVEVASRNGGDGQNERMILYPNDIISYSNVNGFATIQATNAVATENWISGELVFIDETLEEIVKNLERQYDVQIVIRDAALKTERYNSRAQAGVTLNQMLDLLKRTGEFDYEIQNNQVILFREK
- a CDS encoding RNA polymerase sigma-70 factor translates to MEKRIDISDELLKRYCKGLCDKNELAWIEEEIKKTPHLKLRVDELNLEIAKEIEMTSFKEFFDFYYPKLMAHACRFIDDDSAKDVVQEVFVNYWEKRKTIQAKNIQAYLYRWVQNNCLNIIRHNNVAGDVLTRIATKRIEAFQLSSDNNESLQNLYTKDIYETIEASLEKLPPRTAEACRLFLFQDLAQKEISEQMDISVRTVETHIYKGFLFLRKDLSDIFFLLFLLYFNK
- a CDS encoding geranylgeranylglyceryl/heptaprenylglyceryl phosphate synthase, with translation MILSSIQRRTNSGKKTFAVLIDPDKFPHENIIRIITAMESASPDIILVGGSLVAGKVDAVVKVLKESMTIPVVLFPGSLLQLSPNADGILFLSLISGRNPELLIGNHVASAPFLKTSGIEVISTGYILIEGGTATSVEYMSQTRPIPANKTEIAVATAMAGEMLGKKLIYLEAGSGAREHVPQEMISAVKKNIEVPLIVGGGLDTAQKVEDACQAGADVIVVGNAFEKDMGLLHHFKRIIHSF
- a CDS encoding 4'-phosphopantetheinyl transferase family protein, encoding MPLLLHKETDTGGTVAVWKMKESLDVLFSKLNLHQKDRDKVNAYKLESRKKEFLATRCLIKEVLGIDAVIDYLDSGKPVIKNSDFKISISHTKGYVAVAFSRGEFAGIDIEYPSERVARVYKRFVSPQEELFIPEDKKVEYYTMMWCLKETMYKMYDRKNSIFTINFICHPFQLKKQGAIRATFDFEDCHTMDFEYVTTPAFYLVYHC
- the gldD gene encoding gliding motility lipoprotein GldD translates to MKREIVLLAMFTMAIIFMAGCKQHGTPKPRGYYRIAFPEHDYKPFNKKSPYTFDLPVYTEVGDGAQPQTREKYWYNINYPNLNGILHISYKAVDNNLNEMLEDSRKLAYKHSVKADAIAERLFISADKNVYGTLFDIKGDAASPVQFYLTDSVRNFVRGSLYFNSVPNKDSLAPVIDFVKTDIVHLMETFEWKEMPKL
- the gldE gene encoding gliding motility-associated protein GldE yields the protein METDLINLFVFPLITTIEWLPLTLGTFISMLVLFILLMCSAMLSGSEVAFFSLNPSDLQYLEDKNTRSGKLILKHLKKPEQLLATILIGNNFVNVGIVILAAFITPSLIKFGEPLWVQFAVEVIGITSLILFFGEIMPKVYASRFSRNFAEIMSYPVLILKVVFSPLSAILVKSTSFVNKKMGNKTGTISLDDLSHALQLTSDEITDEKELLEGIVKFGNISAAEIMKARVDVIDIDITADYNKVLAEIVEWGYSRMPIFENTPDNVKGVLYVKDLLPHLDCDKDFKWQELIRTPYFVPETKKIDDLLEEFQLNKIHMAIVVDEYGGTSGIVTLEDILEEIVGEISDENDEDESFYVVEPDGSIIFEGKILLNDFHKVTEIDEAEFEKVKGEAETLAGLILEIKGEMPEKNDRIRYGDYLFTVVAVDMRRIRKLRFEKKPVN